Proteins encoded in a region of the Campylobacter geochelonis genome:
- a CDS encoding glycosyltransferase translates to MKIAYLSCSRFYGGVEKIVVDTLNELSKSNDVALIVPKNCEFLDRLDKNVRVFEYQSYDKRYNIFLYIELYKFLRLNQFEILHAHGAKAAQIGFVLEKILNLKLVATKHNNRKGKIFNRVKNVIAVSKQVASTINQPSRVLYFGISPKIITPILSDIFTITAVGRLDKIKGFDILISEAAKLNFPFKLQIIGDGRERQNLENLIKKLKLKDRVFLLGFQDDIPQLLANSHLQVISSHKEGLPITLMEGIFYSPIVISTLAGGGIGEILDKRFIYHHENLALKIEEIYENRVKFSKLFKTTNAKFKQILTFQNYILELRKYYKGLM, encoded by the coding sequence ATGAAAATAGCTTATTTATCTTGTTCAAGATTTTATGGTGGAGTTGAAAAAATAGTCGTTGATACTCTAAACGAGTTGTCTAAAAGTAACGATGTTGCTTTAATAGTGCCAAAAAACTGCGAGTTTTTAGATAGGCTTGATAAAAATGTTAGAGTTTTTGAGTATCAAAGTTATGACAAAAGATATAATATTTTTTTATATATAGAGCTTTATAAATTTTTAAGATTGAATCAGTTTGAAATTTTACACGCTCATGGTGCAAAAGCCGCGCAAATCGGCTTTGTTTTAGAAAAAATTTTAAATTTAAAACTCGTTGCAACCAAGCATAATAACAGAAAAGGAAAAATTTTTAATCGTGTTAAGAATGTCATCGCAGTATCAAAACAAGTCGCTAGCACGATAAATCAGCCAAGTAGAGTTTTGTATTTTGGTATATCGCCTAAGATTATCACGCCAATACTTAGCGATATTTTTACTATCACAGCGGTTGGAAGACTCGATAAAATCAAGGGTTTTGATATCTTAATAAGTGAAGCTGCAAAGCTAAATTTTCCTTTTAAGCTCCAGATTATCGGAGATGGAAGAGAAAGGCAGAATTTAGAAAACCTAATAAAAAAACTAAAATTAAAAGATAGAGTTTTTTTATTAGGCTTTCAAGATGATATCCCACAGCTCCTAGCAAATTCTCATTTACAAGTCATAAGTTCGCACAAAGAGGGCTTGCCTATAACTTTGATGGAGGGAATTTTTTATTCGCCTATTGTAATTTCTACATTAGCAGGGGGGGGGATAGGAGAAATTCTAGACAAAAGATTTATCTACCACCATGAAAATTTGGCTTTAAAGATTGAAGAAATTTATGAAAATAGAGTCAAATTTAGCAAACTTTTTAAAACTACTAATGCTAAATTTAAACAAATTTTAACATTTCAAAATTATATTTTGGAACTTAGAAAGTATTATAAAGGTTTAATGTGA
- a CDS encoding O-antigen ligase family protein, with translation MNLAVLNLKNYLAKKSWQECLFIFFVAVWIMSLPFKNAVYQISQPLIILYFLIYIFITKNYKPLLKNLEKTRHLALGFGLLFLSMIVANFLNPELLDKKSWHITLMFLVRYAMMFVMLAYFYTLGFFSKKEIIAAVFASFFLLTFTAIYQILGDVNVLFDIKEGLTGSLTNRNATGLMMGLAVTSSIVLFSYSRKLSPVFMIYFIFFMIFSFSRSAWVASFTAGVCFLVLNFKSFDKKDKRALLIYIIVILLFLSIFWFGFDSLKTRLNELLEGNSSNRYLIWKYSWSMFLQNPLFGYGVDTFRNLPDSVVKFDGHFNSTHNMPLEILLYTGIFGFLASFFTIFLIFKQLCKNLVLLPVGVHFLVATQFDYGAYSSKELLSYLTILVFLAYADEFRKKTL, from the coding sequence ATGAATTTGGCTGTATTAAATTTAAAAAATTATTTAGCTAAGAAAAGTTGGCAAGAGTGCCTTTTTATATTTTTTGTGGCTGTTTGGATTATGTCACTTCCTTTTAAAAATGCCGTTTATCAGATATCTCAACCGCTTATTATCTTGTATTTTTTAATCTACATTTTCATTACTAAAAACTACAAACCTTTGCTTAAAAATTTAGAAAAAACAAGGCATTTAGCGCTTGGGTTTGGGCTTCTTTTTTTATCTATGATAGTAGCAAATTTTTTAAACCCCGAGCTTTTAGATAAAAAATCATGGCATATTACGTTGATGTTTCTTGTAAGATATGCGATGATGTTTGTTATGCTTGCATACTTTTACACGCTTGGTTTTTTTAGCAAAAAAGAGATTATAGCTGCTGTTTTTGCGTCGTTTTTTTTACTAACTTTTACAGCAATCTATCAAATTTTAGGCGATGTTAATGTGCTTTTTGATATCAAAGAGGGCTTAACTGGAAGTTTGACAAATCGCAATGCAACTGGGCTTATGATGGGGCTTGCTGTTACAAGCAGTATTGTTTTGTTCTCATATAGTAGAAAACTTAGCCCAGTTTTTATGATTTATTTTATATTTTTTATGATTTTTTCTTTTTCAAGATCGGCTTGGGTAGCTAGTTTTACGGCTGGAGTTTGTTTTTTAGTGCTAAATTTTAAGAGTTTTGATAAAAAAGATAAACGAGCTTTGTTGATTTATATCATTGTAATATTGCTTTTTTTATCTATTTTTTGGTTTGGTTTTGATAGCTTAAAGACAAGATTAAACGAGCTTTTAGAGGGAAATTCAAGCAACAGATATCTGATATGGAAGTATTCGTGGAGTATGTTTTTGCAAAACCCACTTTTTGGGTATGGAGTTGATACTTTTAGAAATTTACCAGACAGCGTTGTTAAATTTGATGGTCATTTTAACTCAACTCATAATATGCCACTTGAAATCCTTCTTTACACAGGTATTTTTGGTTTTTTGGCTTCATTTTTTACCATTTTTTTAATTTTTAAACAGTTGTGTAAAAATCTTGTTCTTTTACCAGTTGGAGTTCATTTTTTAGTAGCTACTCAGTTTGATTATGGTGCTTATAGTTCAAAAGAGCTTCTTAGCTATTTAACTATTTTAGTTTTCTTAGCTTATGCAGATGAATTCAGGAAAAAGACATTATGA
- a CDS encoding polysaccharide deacetylase family protein, which translates to MIYILILLIIGFIIFSFRFAWWAKNISYEYPRVLMYHMISRHLPKNKSKFNRLRVKPNEFEKQLCWLKKNGFSSYTLSELILLEKIPLKSVVITFDDGYKDNFTNALPLLQKYGFKATIFIVNNRFDGSWATDKDLNKKSDELNSEEMLSDDDIIQLLKSEIIEIGSHTLNHANLPSLNSDEKFHQINQSKLEFEAKFGINCTAFAYPFGFFDNDSVKCVEKSKFSCATTTVNSVFTPRYSKFEIPRIMISGRQGILSFILKIKKGRSR; encoded by the coding sequence ATGATTTATATATTAATTTTACTTATTATTGGATTTATCATTTTTTCATTCCGCTTTGCATGGTGGGCTAAAAATATATCATACGAGTATCCAAGAGTTTTGATGTATCATATGATAAGTAGACATTTGCCAAAAAATAAAAGTAAATTTAACCGCTTACGAGTTAAACCAAATGAGTTTGAAAAACAACTTTGTTGGCTTAAAAAAAACGGATTTTCAAGCTACACTCTTAGCGAACTTATTTTGCTTGAAAAAATACCGTTAAAATCAGTTGTTATCACGTTTGATGATGGGTATAAAGATAATTTTACAAATGCCTTACCACTTTTGCAAAAATACGGCTTTAAAGCAACAATTTTTATAGTAAATAACCGCTTTGATGGAAGTTGGGCAACCGATAAGGATTTAAACAAAAAAAGTGATGAGCTAAATAGCGAAGAGATGTTAAGCGATGATGATATTATCCAACTTTTAAAAAGTGAAATTATCGAGATCGGTTCACATACGTTAAATCATGCTAATTTACCATCTCTTAATAGTGATGAGAAATTCCATCAGATAAATCAATCAAAGCTCGAGTTTGAAGCTAAATTTGGCATAAACTGCACTGCTTTTGCATATCCTTTTGGGTTTTTTGATAATGATAGCGTTAAGTGCGTGGAAAAGTCCAAATTTAGTTGCGCAACTACAACTGTTAATAGTGTTTTCACTCCACGTTACTCAAAGTTTGAAATTCCGCGCATTATGATAAGCGGCAGGCAAGGAATTCTTAGCTTTATCCTAAAGATAAAAAAGGGTAGAAGTAGATGA
- a CDS encoding glycosyltransferase family 4 protein yields MRIIQILPELNLGGVERGSVELAKELVKNGHESIVISNGGKLVLNLENEGSKHYKFDVCSKNILTFFWRIRKLKKLLKQINPDVIHIRSRVPAWLVYFANKELKIPTVATVHGFNSVNFYSKIMTKFDCTICVSNAIKEYLIKNYSINEKDLKVIARGVNLDEFSPDKLDFEFIKTYKNSFDINDKFIIGLVGRITQLKDIESFIKAIALLKTDFNEVVGLIVGDARQDKMEYLNSLKELVKSLNLEKNIIFAGSTSKIAEIYQICDVLVSSSKKPESFGRSVAEALSIGTPVVASNHGGVKDIIKDGVNGYFFEVGNEKELSERIKLAKELKFDGFGYIKENFSLENMANNTMKIYESLV; encoded by the coding sequence GTGAGAATAATTCAAATTTTACCAGAGCTAAATTTAGGTGGCGTGGAGCGCGGAAGTGTTGAATTAGCAAAAGAGCTTGTTAAAAATGGTCATGAAAGTATAGTTATAAGTAATGGCGGAAAACTTGTGCTAAATTTAGAAAATGAAGGCTCAAAGCATTATAAATTTGATGTTTGCTCTAAAAACATTTTAACTTTTTTTTGGCGAATACGAAAGCTAAAAAAGCTTTTAAAACAGATTAATCCAGATGTTATTCACATAAGAAGCAGAGTTCCAGCATGGCTTGTATACTTTGCAAACAAAGAGCTTAAAATCCCAACAGTTGCGACCGTGCATGGGTTTAACAGTGTAAATTTTTATAGTAAAATTATGACTAAATTTGATTGCACCATTTGTGTAAGCAATGCCATAAAAGAGTATCTTATCAAAAATTATAGTATTAATGAAAAGGATTTAAAGGTTATAGCAAGAGGTGTAAATTTAGATGAATTTTCGCCAGATAAATTAGATTTTGAGTTTATAAAAACTTATAAAAATAGCTTTGATATCAATGATAAATTTATAATTGGATTGGTTGGGCGAATAACACAGCTTAAAGATATTGAGAGTTTTATCAAAGCGATAGCGCTTTTAAAAACTGATTTTAATGAAGTTGTTGGGCTAATAGTCGGGGATGCAAGACAAGATAAAATGGAGTATTTAAACTCTTTAAAAGAGCTTGTTAAAAGCTTAAATTTAGAAAAAAATATTATTTTTGCGGGCTCGACTTCAAAAATAGCAGAAATTTATCAAATTTGCGATGTTTTAGTAAGTAGCTCCAAAAAGCCAGAGAGCTTTGGTAGAAGCGTAGCTGAAGCCTTAAGTATAGGAACTCCAGTGGTTGCTAGTAATCATGGCGGAGTTAAAGACATTATAAAAGATGGTGTTAATGGCTATTTTTTCGAAGTTGGAAATGAAAAAGAATTAAGCGAGAGAATAAAACTTGCCAAAGAGCTTAAATTCGATGGATTTGGTTATATAAAAGAAAATTTTAGCTTAGAGAATATGGCAAATAATACTATGAAAATTTATGAAAGTTTAGTATGA
- a CDS encoding ELM1/GtrOC1 family putative glycosyltransferase, translating into MQTKLKNALILSDGRKGHESQSIAFCKYFECEYEILRVSYANKFLKTLSYVLAFLGIWIKIFKSKELDENSKFDFIVSAGSTTYYPLKYFSCKFNAKSVAMMSPSGYKTGFDIVFAMEHDAKNAPKNAILIPINLTCLEEKHYFSPTKKAIGIVIGGDSKHYKMDEREIKNTILELKNSFKEYEILITTSPRTPKNVEEFLKQEEFDFKVIYSQKQINPIYDFLTTCEYIFITSDSTSMISEAVSFGKASVQVLKLKSKEKNTKFDRFLENLENLGLIHIYDKSVKKTAKFDIKQTIKRLSL; encoded by the coding sequence ATGCAAACAAAGCTAAAAAATGCTCTTATTTTAAGTGATGGGCGAAAAGGTCATGAAAGCCAGTCTATCGCATTTTGCAAATATTTTGAGTGTGAGTATGAGATACTGCGCGTTTCTTATGCGAATAAATTTTTAAAAACTTTATCTTATGTGTTAGCATTTTTAGGTATTTGGATAAAGATTTTTAAGTCTAAAGAGCTTGATGAAAACTCTAAATTTGACTTTATAGTCTCAGCTGGAAGCACAACCTACTATCCACTTAAGTATTTTTCTTGTAAATTTAATGCAAAAAGTGTGGCTATGATGTCGCCAAGTGGCTATAAAACTGGCTTTGATATAGTTTTTGCTATGGAGCACGATGCTAAAAATGCGCCAAAAAATGCCATCTTAATACCTATAAATTTAACTTGTCTTGAAGAAAAGCACTACTTTTCGCCAACTAAAAAAGCAATCGGGATTGTTATCGGAGGGGATAGCAAGCATTATAAAATGGATGAAAGAGAGATTAAAAACACAATTCTTGAGCTTAAAAATAGTTTCAAAGAGTATGAAATTCTCATTACAACTTCGCCTAGAACTCCAAAAAATGTTGAAGAATTTTTAAAACAAGAAGAGTTTGATTTCAAAGTCATATACTCACAAAAGCAAATCAATCCAATCTATGATTTTTTAACAACTTGCGAATATATATTTATAACAAGCGACTCAACTTCTATGATAAGTGAAGCTGTAAGTTTTGGAAAGGCAAGCGTGCAAGTTTTAAAACTAAAAAGTAAAGAAAAAAATACTAAATTTGATAGATTTTTAGAAAATTTAGAGAATTTAGGACTGATTCATATTTATGATAAAAGCGTGAAAAAAACAGCCAAATTCGATATAAAGCAGACTATAAAAAGGCTTAGTCTGTGA
- a CDS encoding lysophospholipid acyltransferase family protein, with product MKEKIEYFLVLLLMKFVKFAPVSFIYWFFDKLGLIMFSLLKSRKKIAISNLKAAFKDLSDDEIEKIAKDSFRSITRCSVECFLLINNKIDIDSLFDKPFEYEKEIREIMKDSQNGIIFFTAHFGNWEIASKYVAKLGFPQLVISREGNNALIEENITSPFRAMYDNELAYKHEAMSKIVKHLKKGGIIGILTDLKASGANSVLIPFFGRECHTVKTIGSLYMKYNPKIVPFFTRRLENGKYEIILEEFPKIALSGDKDKDVKDIVQICNNIYERVIRKSPEQWFWMHNRWKMD from the coding sequence TTGAAAGAGAAAATTGAATATTTTTTAGTTTTATTGCTTATGAAATTTGTTAAATTCGCGCCAGTATCGTTTATATATTGGTTTTTTGATAAGCTAGGATTGATTATGTTCTCTTTGCTTAAATCAAGAAAAAAAATAGCTATTAGTAATTTAAAAGCCGCTTTTAAAGACTTAAGCGATGATGAGATAGAAAAGATAGCAAAAGATAGCTTTAGATCTATTACAAGATGTAGTGTTGAATGCTTTTTGCTAATCAATAACAAAATAGATATCGATAGTTTGTTTGATAAGCCTTTTGAGTATGAAAAAGAGATAAGAGAGATTATGAAAGACTCTCAAAATGGAATTATATTTTTTACCGCTCATTTTGGAAATTGGGAGATAGCTTCAAAATATGTAGCAAAGCTTGGTTTTCCTCAACTTGTTATATCAAGAGAGGGAAATAACGCCTTAATAGAAGAAAATATCACATCCCCTTTTAGAGCAATGTATGATAATGAACTAGCATACAAACATGAGGCTATGAGTAAAATCGTAAAACATCTTAAAAAAGGCGGGATAATCGGTATTTTAACAGATTTAAAAGCATCTGGTGCAAATAGTGTTTTGATACCATTTTTTGGGAGAGAGTGCCATACTGTTAAAACTATTGGCTCGCTTTACATGAAGTATAACCCAAAAATAGTTCCATTTTTTACAAGACGCCTTGAAAATGGTAAATATGAGATTATTTTAGAAGAGTTTCCAAAGATTGCTTTAAGTGGTGATAAAGACAAAGATGTAAAAGATATAGTTCAAATTTGTAATAACATATATGAGCGAGTTATTAGAAAATCACCAGAACAGTGGTTTTGGATGCATAATCGCTGGAAAATGGACTAA
- the mnmE gene encoding tRNA uridine-5-carboxymethylaminomethyl(34) synthesis GTPase MnmE, whose protein sequence is MTDTIVAVATAHGIGSISIVRLSGKDALSLAKKLIKSKDLAPRYATFSKIYSKDGDFIDEGIVIYFKSPFSFTGEDIVEFQTHGGFVISNLITEELIKLGARIAQPGEFSKRAFLNDKMDLAKAESIQALITSRSEDGARVLARLMHGELSEYVNSLRDELVKTLAYVETCIDYADDDLPSGILEQTKAMLEENYQKLSSIVEVSEQRKGLIEGFKIAIIGKPNVGKSSILNALLHYDRAIISDEAGTTRDRIEESLQVGTHLVRIIDTAGIRDGVSNIEKIGIENSIKATKEADIILAVFDNSRVVDDEDRKILEICKNSDKKIIYVLNKCDLPAKFELNLDNSLQISAKNSSNLILCELKTYLDTKNYDGIMLSSNRQIQACKNAKEAILRANNLLEESLLEFFTYELNLAITEISSITKPYERSEILDAMFSHFCLGK, encoded by the coding sequence ATGACTGACACAATCGTAGCCGTTGCCACAGCTCATGGTATCGGCTCTATATCCATAGTAAGGCTAAGCGGCAAAGATGCTTTAAGCCTTGCTAAAAAACTTATAAAAAGCAAAGATTTAGCCCCACGCTACGCAACATTTTCTAAAATTTACTCAAAAGATGGTGATTTTATCGATGAGGGGATAGTTATATATTTTAAATCACCATTTAGCTTTACCGGAGAGGATATAGTCGAGTTTCAAACTCATGGTGGATTTGTTATATCAAATTTAATAACTGAAGAACTTATAAAACTTGGCGCTAGAATCGCTCAACCAGGGGAATTTAGCAAACGAGCTTTTTTAAACGATAAGATGGATTTGGCTAAGGCTGAGAGTATTCAAGCGTTGATTACTTCAAGAAGCGAAGATGGAGCTAGGGTTTTAGCGCGTTTAATGCATGGCGAGTTAAGCGAGTATGTGAACTCTCTTCGAGATGAACTTGTAAAAACGCTAGCTTATGTTGAAACTTGCATTGATTATGCTGATGATGACTTGCCAAGTGGAATTTTAGAGCAAACTAAGGCTATGCTTGAAGAGAATTATCAAAAATTATCTTCTATCGTTGAAGTTAGCGAGCAGAGAAAAGGCTTAATCGAAGGTTTTAAAATCGCTATTATCGGTAAGCCAAATGTTGGCAAAAGCTCCATTTTAAACGCACTTTTGCACTATGATAGAGCTATTATCAGTGATGAAGCTGGAACTACAAGAGATAGGATTGAAGAGAGTTTACAAGTTGGAACTCATTTAGTTCGCATAATCGATACAGCCGGCATTCGCGATGGAGTTTCAAATATAGAAAAAATCGGCATAGAAAACTCTATAAAAGCGACAAAAGAGGCTGATATCATACTTGCTGTTTTTGATAATAGCCGAGTGGTTGATGATGAAGATAGAAAAATCTTAGAAATTTGTAAAAACAGTGATAAAAAAATCATATATGTGCTAAATAAATGCGATTTACCTGCTAAATTTGAACTAAATTTAGATAACTCACTTCAAATTTCAGCTAAAAATAGCTCAAATTTGATACTTTGCGAGCTTAAAACTTATCTTGATACTAAAAATTATGATGGTATTATGCTTAGCTCAAACAGGCAAATTCAAGCTTGTAAAAATGCTAAAGAGGCGATTTTAAGGGCAAATAATCTTTTAGAAGAGAGCTTGTTGGAGTTTTTTACTTATGAGCTAAATTTAGCCATAACTGAAATTTCTAGCATAACTAAACCTTATGAAAGAAGCGAAATTCTTGATGCGATGTTTTCGCACTTTTGCCTTGGTAAGTAG
- a CDS encoding Jag N-terminal domain-containing protein, whose amino-acid sequence MKIEATTLQEAITKASQEIGCSVVDLDIKVIQHPSKGLFGFFKKSAIIEARSEKEIYKKHSQKQESKPKKEPRQQEQKHVDAKPNEHKKSESIKSEQAKNEKKHSQKAFSKDDSSQNLSKKAEAKPEQKNLAKKDENKDKAANKKAKKVQQKPKTALEPKPKVDINSAIPQIEDGLKKLFSGNCFEIDTITVAKFEHDTVFIKLDGKDAALLIGKEGYRYKAFSYLLHNWINLKFGLSIRLEISEFLKNQEEMITQYLQDIIAKVKENGKAQTKPLDGILVKIALDQLRYEFPDKYVGIRSSRHGKFIVVSESKKSND is encoded by the coding sequence ATGAAAATTGAAGCAACAACACTTCAAGAAGCGATAACAAAAGCATCTCAAGAGATTGGATGCTCTGTTGTCGATCTTGATATAAAAGTTATCCAACATCCTAGTAAAGGACTTTTTGGATTTTTTAAAAAAAGCGCTATTATCGAGGCTAGATCAGAAAAAGAAATTTATAAAAAACATAGCCAAAAGCAAGAGTCAAAACCAAAAAAAGAGCCAAGACAACAAGAGCAAAAACACGTAGACGCAAAGCCAAATGAGCATAAAAAAAGCGAAAGCATTAAGAGCGAACAAGCTAAAAATGAGAAAAAACATAGTCAAAAAGCTTTTTCTAAAGATGATAGCAGCCAAAATTTAAGCAAAAAAGCAGAAGCTAAACCAGAGCAAAAAAATCTTGCTAAAAAAGATGAAAACAAAGATAAAGCGGCTAATAAAAAAGCTAAAAAAGTTCAACAAAAGCCAAAAACTGCGCTAGAACCAAAGCCAAAAGTTGATATAAATAGCGCTATACCACAAATCGAAGATGGGCTTAAGAAGCTTTTTAGCGGAAATTGCTTTGAGATTGATACTATAACTGTGGCTAAATTTGAGCATGATACAGTATTTATCAAGCTTGATGGAAAAGATGCCGCACTTTTAATAGGAAAAGAAGGATACCGATATAAAGCGTTTTCATATCTGCTTCATAATTGGATAAATTTAAAATTTGGCTTATCAATCCGCCTTGAAATATCAGAATTTCTTAAAAATCAAGAGGAGATGATAACTCAGTATCTGCAAGATATCATCGCTAAGGTTAAAGAAAATGGCAAAGCGCAAACTAAACCACTTGATGGAATTTTAGTTAAAATTGCACTCGATCAGCTAAGATATGAATTTCCAGATAAATATGTAGGAATTCGCTCCTCGCGCCATGGTAAATTTATCGTAGTTAGCGAGTCTAAAAAGAGCAATGACTGA
- the yidC gene encoding membrane protein insertase YidC has protein sequence MQKRVIIATLLAFVFFIGYDHFYLSKLRPQIDTNQTATVEQNQAPSTTSTSKDVTNVAPTVNTQKDILTIKGDTFHATIDDLGRINSFKLDEAIYKNEKGDAINLVDPTFSPMPLEMRFSDASLNQKAFSTPYKASVSSIDLTTGEKSVVLTQDLGDLVVTKTIKFYPKGNYELDIKLSKEAKYFITPGMRPNIAVDGYTVHGALIRQSDESLDIIKDGGVEKGGQSFSNANIAAVFDRYYSTLFYSFDNSLNVVLSEDKNEINQLFVSSNGDFKTNGFIGPKNQKLLASINPQLTDIIEYGWFTFIAKPMFSFLSWLHGFTGNWGWAIVLLTIVIRVVLFPLTYKGMVSMNKMKDLAPKIKELQAKYKGEPQKMQAQMMDLYRKHGANPMGGCLPILLQIPVFFAIYRVLLNAIELQGAPWILWIHDLAIKDPYFILPIIMGASMFLQQRLTPTTFTDPMQEKIMKFLPLIFTFFFITFPAGLTLYWCVNNILSVIQQVIVNKIFKKQKEAVILEKKSS, from the coding sequence ATGCAAAAGAGAGTGATTATAGCGACGCTTTTGGCGTTTGTTTTTTTTATAGGTTATGATCATTTTTATCTATCAAAACTTAGACCACAAATAGATACAAACCAAACCGCAACCGTAGAGCAAAACCAAGCCCCATCTACAACTTCAACTTCAAAAGATGTAACAAATGTCGCACCTACTGTTAATACTCAAAAAGATATATTAACTATCAAAGGCGATACTTTTCATGCAACTATCGATGATTTAGGGCGTATAAATTCGTTTAAATTAGATGAAGCGATATATAAAAACGAAAAAGGCGATGCTATAAATTTAGTTGATCCAACTTTTTCGCCTATGCCTTTAGAGATGAGATTTAGCGATGCTAGCTTAAACCAAAAAGCATTTTCAACTCCATATAAAGCCTCTGTTTCAAGTATAGATTTAACAACCGGTGAAAAAAGTGTCGTTTTGACTCAAGATTTAGGCGATTTAGTTGTTACAAAAACTATTAAATTCTATCCAAAAGGCAACTACGAGCTTGATATAAAACTAAGCAAAGAGGCAAAATACTTCATAACTCCTGGTATGCGTCCAAATATCGCAGTAGATGGCTATACGGTGCATGGAGCGTTGATTAGACAAAGCGATGAGAGTTTAGATATCATAAAAGATGGCGGAGTGGAAAAAGGCGGTCAGAGCTTTTCAAACGCAAACATAGCGGCTGTTTTTGACAGATACTACTCAACTTTGTTTTATAGCTTTGATAACTCGCTAAATGTCGTTTTATCTGAAGATAAAAATGAAATCAATCAGCTTTTTGTATCATCAAATGGAGATTTTAAAACAAATGGCTTCATAGGTCCAAAAAATCAAAAACTTCTAGCTAGTATAAACCCACAACTTACCGATATCATCGAGTATGGTTGGTTTACATTTATTGCAAAACCGATGTTTTCGTTCCTTTCATGGCTTCATGGATTTACTGGAAACTGGGGATGGGCGATTGTGCTTTTAACTATTGTTATAAGAGTTGTGCTTTTCCCTTTGACATACAAAGGTATGGTTTCTATGAACAAGATGAAAGATTTAGCGCCAAAGATAAAAGAGTTGCAAGCCAAGTATAAAGGTGAACCGCAAAAAATGCAAGCTCAAATGATGGATTTATACCGCAAGCATGGGGCAAATCCTATGGGTGGATGTCTTCCGATACTACTTCAAATTCCAGTATTTTTCGCGATTTATCGAGTTCTTTTAAATGCTATTGAACTGCAAGGTGCGCCATGGATACTTTGGATACATGATTTAGCTATTAAAGATCCATATTTCATCTTGCCTATTATAATGGGTGCTTCGATGTTTTTACAACAACGTCTTACTCCAACAACATTTACAGATCCAATGCAAGAAAAAATTATGAAATTTTTACCTCTTATTTTTACATTTTTCTTCATAACATTCCCAGCAGGTCTAACGCTATACTGGTGTGTAAACAACATACTTTCTGTAATACAGCAAGTTATAGTCAATAAGATATTTAAAAAGCAAAAAGAGGCAGTTATTTTGGAGAAAAAATCATCATGA
- the yidD gene encoding membrane protein insertion efficiency factor YidD has protein sequence MKKLSLKLIKIYQIYISPALPKSCRYYPTCSEYAVWHFKNSSFFRAFFATFFRILRCNQLFKGGIDYPVTKKSFSKTDIFSSQRVIRPKFWFIPFKNGNFYIIKSLDFKKEK, from the coding sequence GTGAAAAAACTCTCTCTTAAACTTATAAAAATTTATCAAATTTATATATCTCCCGCCCTTCCAAAATCCTGCCGCTACTATCCAACTTGTTCGGAGTATGCGGTTTGGCACTTTAAAAACAGCTCGTTTTTTAGAGCATTTTTTGCAACTTTTTTTAGAATTCTTAGATGTAATCAGCTCTTTAAAGGTGGGATTGACTATCCTGTTACTAAAAAGAGCTTTTCTAAGACAGACATTTTTTCTAGTCAAAGGGTAATCAGACCTAAATTTTGGTTTATACCTTTTAAAAATGGTAATTTTTATATAATCAAATCGTTAGATTTCAAAAAGGAAAAATAA
- the rnpA gene encoding ribonuclease P protein component has product MGSLGKFASINEAKEFKKIYDEAKKWHCECAVVYFLASEQKKFAVVASKKIGKAVIRNRAKRLIKAAFLNIKNELKSGSFVIITKAGINEMKFGAIEKNLRWSFRKMDILK; this is encoded by the coding sequence ATTGGCAGCTTAGGTAAATTTGCTTCGATAAATGAAGCAAAAGAGTTTAAAAAAATTTACGATGAGGCGAAAAAATGGCATTGCGAATGTGCTGTTGTTTATTTTTTAGCTTCTGAGCAAAAAAAATTTGCAGTTGTAGCTAGCAAAAAAATAGGAAAAGCGGTCATTAGAAATCGTGCTAAAAGGCTTATTAAGGCTGCTTTTTTAAACATTAAAAACGAGCTAAAATCTGGAAGCTTTGTTATCATAACGAAAGCTGGGATAAATGAGATGAAATTTGGCGCAATAGAGAAAAATTTAAGATGGTCGTTTAGAAAAATGGATATTTTAAAGTGA